A single window of Senegalia massiliensis DNA harbors:
- a CDS encoding site-2 protease family protein, producing MKLFSVKNIDIKVNLTLIPITLLMYLNEYIIEFSILFLVLTIHEIAHLIFSLINHVKVKELNIFPLGAIIKFEYPLGIDPIKEIIISLAGPVVNMILFIISYILFINFTHINLLDLFVEINFMLFIVNILPILPLDGGRVLRAILYMYGGFKFAHKTVGVIGKISLMILFIIGLLYVRDIFEIIMLSFVIIYLAKAATAENEMAAFILTRGLIRKKIQLKNKAMMKTHFLIVLEGTKLKSILDIILPHKYNIIFIIDEKGNFLGNISEECFFEGIIRSGINEKIETLLISIKK from the coding sequence ATGAAATTATTTTCAGTTAAAAATATAGACATAAAGGTCAATCTGACTTTAATACCTATAACTTTATTAATGTATTTAAATGAATATATTATTGAGTTTAGTATATTGTTTCTAGTATTAACAATACATGAAATTGCACATTTGATTTTTTCATTGATAAACCACGTAAAGGTTAAGGAGTTAAATATATTTCCATTAGGTGCTATAATAAAATTTGAATATCCTTTAGGAATCGATCCTATAAAAGAAATAATTATTAGTTTAGCTGGACCAGTTGTTAATATGATATTATTTATAATTTCTTATATATTATTTATTAATTTTACCCATATAAATTTGTTAGATCTTTTTGTAGAAATAAATTTTATGTTGTTTATTGTAAATATATTACCTATATTACCTTTAGATGGAGGAAGAGTATTAAGAGCAATATTATATATGTATGGAGGATTTAAATTTGCTCACAAAACAGTTGGAGTAATTGGGAAAATAAGTTTAATGATATTATTTATTATAGGATTATTATATGTTAGGGATATATTTGAAATAATTATGCTATCTTTTGTTATTATTTATTTAGCAAAGGCTGCCACAGCTGAAAATGAAATGGCAGCCTTTATTTTAACTAGAGGTTTAATAAGAAAAAAAATACAACTAAAAAATAAGGCAATGATGAAAACACATTTTTTAATTGTGTTAGAAGGAACAAAATTAAAATCTATTTTAGATATAATATTACCTCATAAATATAATATTATATTTATAATAGATGAGAAAGGAAATTTTTTAGGTAATATAAGTGAAGAGTGTTTTTTTGAGGGTATAATTAGAAGTGGAATAAATGAAAAAATAGAAACACTACTAATATCTATTAAAAAATGA
- the minD gene encoding septum site-determining protein MinD has product MSEVIVVTSGKGGVGKTTTSANIGTGLAMQGKKVVVVDADIGLRNLDVVMGLENRIVYDIVDIVEGVCRLKQGLIKDKRYDGLFLLPAAQTKDKTAISPAQMQDLTEELKKIFDYIIIDCPAGIEQGFQNAISGADRAIVVTTPEISAVRDADRIIGLLEAKGLYEPKLIINRIRNDMVKRGDMMNIDDMIDILAIDLLGVVPDDESIVISTNKGEPAVTDDNSLAGQAYRNISKRIQGEEVPLLNLDVDESMFTKLKKIFFGKK; this is encoded by the coding sequence ATGAGTGAAGTTATTGTTGTGACATCAGGAAAAGGCGGAGTAGGTAAAACTACTACTTCTGCTAATATAGGTACAGGACTTGCTATGCAAGGAAAAAAAGTAGTAGTAGTTGATGCAGATATAGGTTTAAGAAATTTAGATGTAGTTATGGGCTTAGAAAATAGGATTGTTTATGATATAGTAGATATAGTGGAAGGTGTTTGTAGGTTAAAGCAAGGACTTATAAAGGATAAAAGATATGATGGTTTATTTCTTTTACCTGCAGCGCAAACAAAAGATAAAACAGCTATATCACCTGCACAAATGCAAGATCTAACGGAAGAACTAAAAAAAATATTTGATTATATAATAATAGATTGTCCTGCAGGTATTGAACAAGGATTTCAAAATGCTATATCAGGAGCTGATAGAGCTATTGTAGTTACTACACCTGAGATATCAGCAGTGAGAGATGCAGATAGAATAATTGGTTTATTAGAGGCTAAGGGTCTTTATGAGCCAAAACTAATAATAAATAGAATTAGAAATGATATGGTTAAAAGAGGAGATATGATGAATATAGATGATATGATAGATATATTGGCAATTGATCTTTTAGGTGTGGTTCCTGATGATGAATCTATAGTTATATCTACTAATAAAGGAGAACCTGCAGTAACTGATGACAATTCCCTTGCAGGACAAGCTTATAGAAACATATCAAAGAGAATTCAAGGGGAAGAAGTTCCATTACTTAATTTAGATGTAGATGAAAGTATGTTTACTAAATTAAAGAAAATATTTTTTGGTAAAAAATAG
- a CDS encoding TIGR03936 family radical SAM-associated protein — protein MLKLRVKFKKYSLIRYISHLDLMRLFQRAFRRANIPVEYSKGFNPQPKFSFATALALGLTSDGEYMDIELQEEIAPEKFIKDMNDVLPEGVEILEAHYTDDKKSLMSIIKSSSYIIELIPLENSSKKSIYEAIDNFKRKKEIYITKSKKKKGRTVKKEVDIRKNIYELDIILYESDRIILKTLLKTGSTGNLKPELLIKALIKEGLQVDNVDYNIHRLDLFTEDPKWE, from the coding sequence ATGTTAAAATTACGAGTTAAATTTAAAAAATATTCTCTTATAAGATATATATCACATTTAGATCTTATGAGGTTATTTCAGAGAGCCTTTAGGAGAGCAAATATACCTGTAGAATATTCGAAAGGGTTTAACCCTCAACCTAAATTTTCTTTTGCTACAGCCCTTGCATTAGGGCTTACAAGTGATGGTGAATATATGGATATAGAATTACAAGAAGAAATAGCTCCAGAGAAATTTATAAAAGATATGAATGATGTTCTTCCAGAAGGTGTTGAGATTTTAGAAGCTCATTATACTGATGATAAAAAATCTTTGATGTCTATAATCAAATCTTCTAGTTATATAATTGAATTAATTCCATTAGAAAATTCATCTAAAAAAAGTATATATGAAGCAATAGATAACTTTAAAAGAAAAAAAGAAATATATATTACTAAGAGCAAAAAAAAGAAAGGTAGAACAGTAAAAAAGGAAGTAGATATTAGAAAAAACATATATGAATTAGATATTATTTTATATGAGAGTGATAGAATAATTTTAAAAACATTACTAAAAACCGGTAGTACAGGGAATTTAAAACCTGAACTTTTAATAAAGGCTTTAATTAAAGAAGGTTTACAGGTGGATAATGTAGATTACAATATTCACAGATTAGATTTATTTACTGAGGACCCAAAATGGGAGTGA
- the mgsA gene encoding methylglyoxal synthase, with protein sequence MNIALIAHDKKKDDIVSFAIAYENVLKKHNLFATGTTGLKIMENTKLDIKRFNSGPLGGDQQIGAMIAVNNMDIVIFFRDPLTAQPHEPDVLALLRLCDVHRIPLATNMGSAELLIKGMQRGDLSWRKNKKTI encoded by the coding sequence ATGAATATTGCACTTATTGCACATGATAAAAAGAAAGATGATATAGTTAGTTTTGCTATAGCATATGAAAATGTCTTAAAAAAACATAATTTATTTGCGACTGGGACTACTGGGCTTAAGATAATGGAAAATACTAAATTGGATATTAAAAGATTTAATTCAGGTCCTTTAGGTGGAGATCAACAAATTGGAGCTATGATAGCCGTAAATAATATGGATATAGTGATATTTTTTAGAGATCCATTAACTGCTCAACCTCACGAGCCAGATGTATTGGCACTTCTTAGGTTATGTGATGTTCATAGAATACCGTTAGCTACTAATATGGGAAGCGCTGAGTTATTAATAAAAGGAATGCAACGAGGAGACCTTTCTTGGAGAAAAAACAAAAAAACAATCTGA
- the mreD gene encoding rod shape-determining protein MreD, producing the protein MRTFSLIVLFILSFILQSTLYQYISIFEVIPNTNLILIVLVALFTNKKVGGVSGLLVGLAQDLLFGNAIGIHGLIYFLIGYLIGATNSNVSKENFIIPFIYTFIFTMISNIMFFFMYYFSDVDITFIGMIRNIALLESIYNSILSIFIYNFIKKLFVSPSLHFGRRD; encoded by the coding sequence TTGAGGACTTTTAGTTTAATTGTTCTATTTATATTAAGTTTTATATTACAATCCACATTATATCAATATATAAGTATATTTGAAGTAATACCTAATACTAATTTAATTCTTATTGTTTTAGTAGCATTATTTACTAATAAGAAAGTAGGAGGAGTGTCTGGACTATTAGTAGGTTTAGCTCAAGATTTATTATTTGGAAATGCTATAGGTATTCATGGTCTTATATATTTTTTAATTGGATATTTAATTGGAGCAACTAATTCTAATGTTTCAAAAGAAAATTTCATTATACCTTTTATATATACTTTTATATTTACTATGATATCAAATATTATGTTTTTCTTTATGTATTATTTCTCAGATGTAGATATTACATTTATAGGAATGATAAGAAACATTGCTCTTTTAGAATCTATATATAATTCTATACTTTCAATATTTATATATAATTTCATAAAGAAATTATTTGTATCTCCTAGCTTACATTTTGGTAGAAGGGATTGA
- a CDS encoding septum site-determining protein MinC, translating into MSQDIISFKGNKNGIYIQINELEFRVIKQELIKRLEDTKDFFKGVKVIDIKGGNLTDIEIAVLTNIIEEFDIKVDMIPAEDEKSIEQPFKGIDTGKTKFIRHTLRSGQREEFDGNIVILGDTNPGSVVVAKGNIVVMGSLRGIAHAGSDGNRDSIVAAFKMKPTQLRIADTISRSPDKDLLNPKWPEIAKIQEDKVVIEPYLQKNN; encoded by the coding sequence ATGAGCCAAGATATAATTAGTTTTAAAGGCAATAAAAATGGTATCTATATACAGATAAATGAATTAGAATTTAGAGTTATAAAACAAGAGCTGATTAAAAGACTTGAAGATACCAAAGACTTTTTTAAAGGTGTCAAAGTTATAGATATAAAAGGTGGAAATCTTACAGATATAGAAATTGCTGTTTTAACCAATATAATTGAAGAATTTGATATCAAAGTAGATATGATTCCAGCTGAAGATGAAAAAAGTATTGAACAACCATTTAAGGGAATTGATACTGGAAAAACTAAATTTATAAGACATACTTTAAGATCAGGTCAGAGAGAAGAATTTGATGGAAATATTGTTATTTTAGGAGATACAAATCCAGGTTCAGTAGTAGTTGCAAAAGGCAATATTGTTGTGATGGGTTCATTACGAGGCATAGCTCATGCGGGAAGCGATGGAAATAGAGACTCAATTGTAGCAGCTTTTAAAATGAAACCAACACAATTAAGGATAGCAGATACAATTTCAAGAAGTCCTGATAAAGATTTGTTAAATCCTAAATGGCCAGAAATTGCAAAAATACAAGAGGATAAAGTTGTTATTGAACCGTACTTACAAAAAAATAATTGA
- a CDS encoding penicillin-binding transpeptidase domain-containing protein — MEKLIDKLKNRYSLLIIIMTVIFSIMAFKLAEITIIHGDEYREKADNTKVKKIPTPAPRGNILDVNGKVLAENRTGFTVQIMKDEFTENDKNVSSIKIMSLLEKQGENYIDDFPITLNSIDYKNEKDFFEADTNITDDIAELLIKNGLVDDLLDMTYEHITDFNEYRFSVANRALSVLIEAKEVLKLPIKIDYKDGKVDYKYREGEDIESWKEELNLSKTKNPKSDITQLLLRDNERIKSLIGHPIVRKFSYELLDKKGKVNNYKLVEYKFSFDNDYRDIKKNLMSHIETEIVSLIDDGLTEEAELELFGELKPKSTPSQNDRAIKDLKNAYPNMYPSISFETSAKQDFITLLKYRNFKEMMSFSYEKEGENTTLGLELLSYLKNKNIETPFIYEPDGGNIFEFTNDKEKNKFINKNNLQKDISADVAVEIFVKKEKLFDEFVILDDIKVHAQRFLLQYINPKISISKWEYTSLIDKEKWIEGKNIKKYKDAEDVFEKLVEKSDIDKDENITDELNIYEKRFILLLNDLLTKQGYRAYEPITIAYNIKDETVAMIKERNMYFPGIKTSLEPLRYYPMGETAAHTLGYLGKISQQYEIEKYINDGDYSRNDIIGKTGIEQEFEDYLNGKDGYKLIEVDAFGNTHRSIDEEEEAPIPGNNIKLTIDYELQKKAEESLKETIEKLQTGGTYESEYGNYKFNKPRRNAKSGATVALNVKTGEVLAIANYPSYDPNLFSTGITLSDYENLKPENEKDLLAPRPLFNLALRSTIPPGSSFKMLPAIAGLEKGLNPYKKVNSLGTTDPTDNDAPACWIWNDYGGKHGPTNMYEAIEESCNYYFYTLAEGRNPRTKEPLGVQVTIEDMQDISRRFGLDEKTGIEIPEEKAGSVPNEERKLAGYKIKLKSQLSTKKENLVEGKKLKDKDIDELIDIFTEWANRENMSPNEVIDGLEKLGIVEDEIIPLKDYLVYTYFKYSGFVLSDAYDTSIGQGQNNYTPIGIANMVATIANGGYKNELTIIDDITSYDGKDIGYEKKQKRERIELKDYNYLEEVKQGMLQVVENGSVRSIFNKFPVKVAGKTGTAQAGINPVTKEFYDNYAWFVGFAPYDDPEIAVATVIFQGGSGGNSAPMTRDIIGHYLEVNKDKKEEK; from the coding sequence ATGGAAAAATTAATTGATAAACTTAAAAATAGATACTCTTTACTTATAATAATAATGACTGTAATTTTTTCCATTATGGCATTTAAATTAGCAGAAATAACAATTATACATGGTGATGAATACAGAGAAAAAGCAGATAATACTAAGGTAAAAAAAATTCCAACGCCTGCACCAAGAGGTAACATTTTAGATGTAAATGGAAAAGTACTTGCTGAAAATAGAACAGGATTTACTGTTCAAATAATGAAAGATGAATTTACAGAAAATGATAAAAATGTATCTAGTATAAAAATAATGTCGTTATTAGAAAAGCAAGGGGAAAATTACATAGATGATTTCCCTATAACTTTGAATTCTATAGATTATAAAAATGAAAAAGATTTCTTTGAAGCAGATACAAATATTACAGATGATATAGCAGAGCTATTAATAAAAAATGGATTAGTTGATGATTTATTAGATATGACTTACGAACATATAACTGATTTTAATGAATATAGATTTTCTGTAGCTAATCGTGCGTTGTCTGTATTAATTGAAGCTAAAGAAGTTTTGAAACTACCAATAAAAATAGATTATAAAGATGGAAAAGTAGATTATAAATATAGAGAAGGAGAAGATATAGAATCTTGGAAAGAAGAGTTAAATCTTAGCAAAACCAAAAATCCTAAATCAGATATAACTCAACTTTTGTTACGTGATAATGAAAGGATTAAATCTCTTATTGGTCATCCCATAGTTAGAAAATTTTCTTATGAACTCTTAGATAAAAAAGGGAAAGTAAACAACTATAAATTGGTTGAGTATAAATTTTCTTTTGATAATGATTATCGAGATATTAAAAAAAATCTAATGTCCCATATAGAAACAGAAATAGTATCTCTAATAGATGATGGATTGACTGAAGAAGCTGAATTAGAATTGTTTGGGGAATTAAAACCTAAATCTACACCATCACAGAACGATAGGGCTATTAAGGATTTGAAAAACGCATATCCTAATATGTATCCTTCAATAAGTTTTGAAACTTCAGCTAAACAAGATTTTATAACGCTTTTAAAGTATAGAAACTTTAAAGAAATGATGAGTTTTAGTTATGAAAAAGAAGGTGAAAACACAACTTTAGGACTAGAATTACTGAGTTATTTAAAAAATAAAAATATAGAAACTCCATTTATATATGAACCAGATGGTGGTAATATATTTGAATTTACAAATGACAAAGAGAAAAATAAATTTATTAATAAAAATAATTTACAAAAGGATATATCTGCAGATGTAGCTGTAGAGATATTCGTAAAAAAAGAAAAATTATTTGATGAATTTGTAATTTTAGATGATATTAAAGTTCATGCTCAAAGGTTTCTTTTACAATATATTAATCCAAAGATATCTATATCTAAATGGGAGTATACTTCATTAATTGATAAAGAAAAGTGGATTGAAGGTAAGAATATAAAAAAATATAAAGATGCAGAAGATGTATTTGAAAAATTAGTAGAAAAATCAGATATAGATAAAGATGAAAATATAACAGATGAATTAAATATTTATGAAAAGAGATTTATACTTTTATTAAATGACTTATTGACTAAACAAGGATATAGAGCTTATGAACCTATAACTATAGCTTATAATATAAAAGATGAGACTGTAGCAATGATTAAAGAAAGAAATATGTATTTTCCAGGAATTAAAACTTCTCTGGAACCTTTGAGATATTATCCTATGGGAGAAACTGCTGCTCATACATTAGGTTATCTTGGAAAGATATCTCAACAATATGAAATAGAAAAATATATAAACGATGGGGATTATTCTAGAAATGATATTATAGGTAAAACAGGAATTGAACAGGAATTTGAGGATTATTTAAATGGAAAAGATGGATATAAATTAATAGAGGTAGATGCCTTTGGAAATACTCATAGAAGTATAGATGAGGAAGAAGAAGCTCCAATTCCAGGAAACAATATTAAACTTACAATTGACTATGAATTGCAAAAAAAAGCTGAGGAGTCATTAAAAGAAACTATAGAAAAACTTCAAACTGGTGGCACATATGAAAGTGAATATGGTAATTATAAATTTAATAAGCCACGTAGAAATGCAAAATCTGGAGCTACTGTTGCATTAAATGTAAAAACAGGGGAAGTTCTTGCAATAGCAAATTATCCTTCATATGATCCTAATCTTTTTTCTACAGGGATAACATTAAGTGATTATGAAAATCTTAAACCCGAAAATGAAAAAGATCTATTAGCTCCAAGACCTTTATTTAATTTGGCCCTTAGAAGTACTATACCACCCGGCTCTAGTTTTAAAATGTTACCAGCAATTGCTGGACTTGAAAAGGGACTTAATCCATATAAAAAGGTGAACTCACTTGGAACTACAGATCCAACTGACAATGATGCACCGGCTTGTTGGATTTGGAATGATTATGGAGGAAAACATGGACCTACAAATATGTATGAAGCAATAGAAGAATCTTGTAACTATTATTTCTATACATTGGCTGAAGGTAGAAATCCAAGAACTAAGGAGCCTTTAGGAGTACAAGTTACAATAGAAGATATGCAAGATATATCAAGGAGATTCGGTCTAGATGAAAAAACAGGTATAGAAATTCCTGAAGAAAAAGCAGGTAGTGTTCCAAATGAAGAGAGAAAATTAGCAGGATATAAAATAAAACTTAAATCTCAACTTTCTACTAAGAAAGAAAATTTAGTAGAAGGAAAAAAACTTAAGGATAAAGATATAGATGAATTAATAGATATATTTACTGAATGGGCTAATAGAGAAAATATGTCTCCTAATGAAGTTATAGATGGGTTGGAAAAATTAGGTATAGTAGAAGATGAAATAATACCTCTTAAAGATTATTTAGTTTATACTTATTTTAAATATAGTGGCTTTGTATTGAGTGATGCATATGATACTTCTATTGGACAAGGTCAAAATAACTATACACCAATTGGTATTGCTAATATGGTTGCAACTATAGCGAATGGTGGGTATAAAAATGAGCTTACGATAATAGATGATATAACAAGTTATGATGGGAAAGACATAGGTTATGAGAAAAAACAAAAAAGAGAAAGAATAGAATTAAAAGATTATAATTATCTTGAAGAAGTTAAACAAGGTATGCTTCAAGTTGTAGAGAATGGTTCAGTTAGAAGTATATTTAATAAATTTCCTGTAAAAGTAGCAGGTAAAACAGGTACAGCTCAGGCAGGTATAAATCCTGTAACAAAAGAATTTTATGATAACTATGCATGGTTTGTTGGATTTGCTCCTTATGATGATCCAGAAATTGCTGTAGCAACAGTAATTTTTCAAGGGGGTAGTGGTGGTAACTCTGCTCCAATGACAAGAGATATAATAGGACATTATTTGGAGGTAAATAAAGATAAAAAAGAAGAAAAATAA
- a CDS encoding murein hydrolase activator EnvC family protein, whose amino-acid sequence MNNKIYNKKRKYNIKTKKHKDNYRKLFIQTFFCILIVVAIIIIKLFNVNSGDSAIKVVKYYLENDRNIKSDTILVINKINTKEVFNDLLGKENSKYIFPVSGSIYRDYGIYEKSDNIQVFNKGIDIVANNEKVKSISDGVIIEVGKDNVYGKFIVIEHEEYKAKYYGLDKINKKVNDSVEKGEELGTIKSNNEKLDFRIEIYENDEPIDPLENLEFTNEDILLI is encoded by the coding sequence ATGAATAATAAAATATATAATAAAAAAAGAAAATATAATATAAAAACTAAGAAGCATAAAGATAACTATAGAAAATTATTTATTCAAACTTTTTTTTGTATATTAATTGTAGTTGCAATAATTATTATAAAATTATTTAATGTAAATTCAGGTGATAGTGCTATAAAAGTTGTTAAATATTATTTAGAAAATGATAGAAATATAAAATCGGATACAATATTAGTGATAAATAAAATAAATACTAAAGAAGTTTTTAATGATTTATTAGGAAAAGAGAATTCTAAATATATTTTTCCAGTATCAGGAAGCATATATAGAGATTATGGAATTTACGAAAAGTCAGATAATATTCAAGTATTTAATAAAGGGATAGATATTGTAGCTAACAATGAAAAAGTAAAATCTATATCAGATGGTGTAATAATAGAAGTAGGAAAAGATAATGTATATGGTAAATTTATCGTAATAGAACATGAAGAATATAAAGCAAAATATTATGGGCTTGATAAGATAAATAAGAAAGTTAATGATAGTGTAGAAAAAGGTGAAGAACTAGGAACTATAAAAAGCAATAATGAAAAGTTAGATTTTAGAATTGAAATATACGAAAATGATGAACCTATAGATCCGTTAGAAAACTTAGAGTTTACAAATGAAGATATACTACTTATTTGA
- a CDS encoding TIGR03960 family B12-binding radical SAM protein → MIEQKTLDKILLKVEKPARYIGNEQNIYIKKEEDIETRFAFAFPDIYDVGMSHLGLHILYNLLNNEKGIYCERVFAPWIDMEEQMRKINIPLFSLETKTPLKEFDFIGFTLQYEMSYTNILNMLDLSNIALESSNRDEKDPFIIAGGPCAYNPEPLADIVDFFVIGEAEETILKIMKKHKQMKQKRMTRKEFLESIVNIEGIYVPSFYEIKYKEDNTIEKMIPKKKHYPSKIKKVIQKNLDETYYLDKMIVPFIETVHDRVILEIFRGCTRGCRFCQAGMIYRPVRERSVENLLELAKKLIKSTGHEEISLSSLSTSDYSDLENLIIRLMDEFKEDRIGLSLPSLRLDSFSLELIEEIQKVRKTGLTFAPEAGSQRLRDVINKGIIEEDLINSCKDAFKMGWSTVKLYFMIGLPTETKKDLDGIKDLAYKVREEFFNQPKDSMKGNLKITTSASCFVPKAFTPFQWHPQNSLDEFKEKQDYLKKIIKDKKIKFNTHDAETSFLEAVFTRGDRRVSKVLIHAFKNGAKFDGWRDQFKYDEWINAFAETGIDPEFYANREKDYEEVLPWDFIDIGVTKSFLIRENERSKAGEITPNCKVSCSGCGIQKDFKGGLC, encoded by the coding sequence ATGATTGAGCAAAAAACATTAGATAAAATATTACTTAAAGTAGAAAAACCTGCTCGGTATATAGGTAATGAACAAAATATTTATATTAAAAAAGAAGAAGATATAGAGACTAGATTTGCATTTGCATTTCCAGATATTTATGATGTTGGTATGAGTCACTTAGGATTACATATTTTATATAATCTTTTAAATAATGAAAAAGGAATTTATTGTGAGAGAGTATTTGCTCCATGGATAGATATGGAAGAACAGATGAGGAAAATAAATATTCCACTTTTTTCATTGGAAACTAAAACTCCTTTAAAAGAGTTTGATTTTATTGGATTTACTTTACAATATGAAATGAGTTATACAAATATATTAAATATGTTAGATTTGTCAAATATAGCTTTAGAATCTTCTAATAGAGATGAAAAAGATCCTTTTATAATAGCAGGAGGACCTTGTGCTTATAACCCTGAGCCTTTAGCTGATATTGTTGATTTTTTTGTAATAGGTGAAGCAGAGGAAACTATATTAAAAATTATGAAAAAACATAAACAAATGAAACAAAAGAGAATGACTAGAAAAGAATTTTTAGAATCAATAGTCAATATAGAAGGGATATATGTTCCATCTTTTTATGAGATTAAATATAAAGAAGATAATACTATAGAAAAAATGATACCTAAAAAGAAACATTATCCGAGTAAAATAAAAAAAGTAATACAAAAAAATCTAGATGAAACATATTATTTAGATAAAATGATAGTTCCCTTTATTGAAACTGTACATGATAGGGTTATTTTAGAGATTTTTAGAGGATGTACTAGAGGATGTAGATTTTGTCAAGCAGGTATGATTTATAGACCTGTAAGAGAGAGAAGTGTAGAGAACTTATTAGAACTTGCAAAAAAATTAATTAAATCGACAGGACATGAAGAAATTTCATTATCTTCTCTTAGTACTAGTGATTATTCTGATTTGGAGAATTTAATTATTAGATTAATGGATGAATTTAAGGAAGATAGAATAGGACTTTCCCTTCCTTCTCTTAGATTAGATTCATTTTCGTTAGAATTAATAGAAGAAATTCAAAAGGTTAGAAAAACTGGTCTTACATTTGCTCCAGAAGCAGGTAGTCAAAGATTAAGAGATGTCATAAATAAGGGAATAATTGAAGAAGATTTAATAAACTCATGTAAAGATGCATTCAAAATGGGTTGGTCAACTGTTAAATTGTATTTTATGATAGGGTTGCCTACTGAAACAAAGAAAGATTTAGATGGGATAAAGGATTTAGCTTATAAAGTTAGAGAAGAATTTTTTAATCAACCTAAAGATAGTATGAAAGGTAATCTCAAAATTACAACATCTGCATCTTGTTTTGTACCTAAGGCATTCACTCCATTTCAATGGCATCCTCAAAATAGTTTAGATGAATTTAAAGAAAAGCAAGATTATCTTAAAAAGATTATAAAAGATAAAAAAATTAAATTTAATACTCATGATGCTGAAACAAGTTTTCTTGAAGCAGTTTTTACAAGAGGAGATAGAAGAGTTTCAAAGGTGCTTATTCATGCGTTTAAAAATGGTGCTAAGTTTGATGGATGGAGAGATCAATTTAAATATGATGAATGGATAAATGCTTTTGCTGAAACAGGTATAGACCCAGAATTTTATGCTAATAGAGAAAAAGACTATGAAGAAGTATTACCTTGGGATTTTATAGATATTGGTGTTACAAAATCATTTTTAATAAGAGAAAATGAGCGCTCAAAAGCTGGAGAAATAACCCCTAATTGTAAAGTTAGCTGTAGTGGCTGTGGCATACAAAAAGATTTCAAAGGGGGGTTATGTTAA
- the minE gene encoding cell division topological specificity factor MinE gives MKLDLFKLFGKTNNKSKSVAKERLKLVLIHDRTNVSPKFLEMVKGDIINVISDYMVIDEEGLDIQFTRTRRESDNSPIPALVANIPVLKMKDKDIK, from the coding sequence ATAAAATTGGATTTATTTAAACTTTTCGGTAAAACAAATAATAAAAGTAAAAGTGTTGCTAAAGAGAGACTAAAATTAGTACTTATTCATGATAGGACAAATGTATCACCAAAATTTTTAGAAATGGTGAAAGGAGACATAATAAATGTTATATCAGATTATATGGTAATTGATGAAGAAGGTCTTGATATACAGTTTACTAGAACTAGAAGAGAATCTGACAATAGTCCAATACCTGCTCTAGTTGCTAATATACCAGTTTTAAAAATGAAAGATAAAGATATAAAATAA